One genomic region from Streptomyces sp. NBC_01431 encodes:
- a CDS encoding SWF or SNF family helicase, with protein sequence MSDTYEDERTFEPLPPAPGRGFAVSWWGQAWLKALEDTALDGQQLKKGRRFAREGAVGAVTVRPGRITAVVRGRDGSRHRSDVLLQELDAAAWDRFLEMAAERAGHIAALLDREMPPHLVEDAATAGVELLPAIGDLEPACTCDAWDHCPHTAALCYQVARLLDQDPFVLLLMRGRTERALLDSLQELSAAPCVSEPTAVEGVPAQEAFAARDIVPPLPAPPTLPPEPDGPAHLDTETAPEPGVDPAALEFLAAHAAARAHRILADALAKDHQLQPVEPTLTVDQDTVRLAADCLDRRISARLAGASGRRPADLEAAVHAWRLGGVASLRVLEEEWTPGTEELARAVAGLDRAWPEGERPALRATGGNRWTVTGRDAQLRLGPDGRWWPYRKEHGRWGAAGPADRDPAAALESMFAAAEGERGD encoded by the coding sequence ATGAGCGACACGTACGAGGACGAGCGCACCTTCGAGCCGCTGCCGCCCGCGCCGGGGCGCGGCTTCGCCGTGAGCTGGTGGGGCCAGGCGTGGCTGAAGGCCCTGGAGGACACCGCGCTCGACGGGCAGCAGCTCAAGAAGGGGCGCCGCTTCGCGCGGGAGGGCGCGGTCGGCGCGGTCACCGTCCGCCCTGGCCGGATCACGGCGGTGGTACGGGGCCGGGACGGCTCCCGGCACCGCAGCGATGTACTCCTCCAGGAGCTGGACGCCGCCGCCTGGGATCGCTTCCTGGAGATGGCCGCGGAGCGCGCCGGGCACATCGCGGCGCTGCTCGACCGCGAGATGCCGCCCCACCTGGTGGAGGACGCGGCGACCGCGGGCGTCGAACTCCTTCCCGCCATCGGCGACTTGGAACCGGCGTGCACATGCGACGCCTGGGACCACTGCCCGCACACGGCGGCGCTCTGCTACCAGGTGGCGCGCCTGCTCGACCAGGACCCGTTCGTGCTGCTGCTGATGCGCGGCCGCACCGAGCGGGCGCTGCTCGACTCCTTGCAGGAGCTCAGCGCGGCGCCTTGCGTGAGTGAGCCGACGGCAGTGGAGGGCGTACCGGCCCAGGAGGCGTTCGCGGCCCGGGACATCGTGCCGCCGCTGCCCGCGCCGCCGACGCTGCCGCCGGAGCCGGACGGGCCCGCCCATCTGGACACCGAGACCGCGCCGGAGCCGGGGGTCGATCCGGCGGCACTGGAGTTCCTGGCGGCCCATGCCGCGGCGCGAGCCCATCGCATACTGGCGGACGCGCTCGCCAAGGATCACCAACTACAACCCGTTGAACCCACTTTGACGGTGGATCAGGACACCGTCCGCCTTGCGGCCGACTGCCTCGATCGCCGGATTTCCGCACGGCTGGCCGGCGCGTCGGGGCGGCGACCCGCCGACCTGGAGGCGGCCGTACACGCCTGGCGACTGGGCGGGGTCGCTTCGCTCCGCGTGCTGGAAGAGGAGTGGACTCCGGGGACGGAGGAGCTGGCGCGGGCCGTCGCGGGCCTCGACCGCGCCTGGCCCGAGGGCGAGCGCCCGGCGCTGCGGGCGACCGGCGGCAACCGGTGGACGGTGACCGGCCGGGACGCCCAACTGCGGCTCGGCCCGGACGGCCGGTGGTGGCCCTACCGCAAGGAGCACGGACGCTGGGGCGCGGCGGGTCCGGCAGACCGGGATCCGGCGGCGGCGCTGGAGTCGATGTTCGCCGCTGCCGAGGGCGAGCGCGGCGATTGA
- a CDS encoding acetamidase/formamidase family protein has translation MSDDPRILTVRPKEGEYAWMFGGAPPVARIAPGTVLDLYTEDCFAGRVRSEHDLVSRVCEFPFLNPQTGPFYVEGAEPGDTLAVHFVSIRPARDWAASTTVPLFGALTSTHTTATLQPPLPEVVWMWELDRVRGTCLFRARESDIEVELPMDPMHGTVGVAPANLEVRSALVPDAHGGNMDTPEMRAGVTCYLGVNVEGALFSLGDGHARQGEGETCGVAVECAMNTVVVVELLKGVETPWPRIESDTHIMATGSARPLEDAFRISQLDLVRWVERDYGLSALDAYQLVSQAGEAPLANVCDTNYTCVAKIRKEWLPRQGEPHRGLHRHLRDMAAQLPLFNA, from the coding sequence ATGAGCGACGATCCGCGGATTCTCACCGTGCGGCCCAAGGAGGGCGAGTACGCCTGGATGTTCGGCGGCGCGCCGCCCGTCGCCCGCATCGCGCCCGGGACCGTGCTCGATCTGTACACCGAGGACTGCTTCGCCGGACGAGTGCGTTCCGAGCACGATCTGGTCTCCCGCGTCTGCGAGTTCCCCTTCCTCAATCCGCAGACCGGGCCCTTCTACGTGGAGGGCGCGGAGCCCGGCGACACGCTCGCCGTGCACTTCGTGTCGATTCGGCCCGCCCGGGACTGGGCCGCCTCGACGACCGTCCCCCTGTTCGGCGCGCTGACCTCCACGCACACGACGGCGACGCTCCAGCCGCCGCTGCCGGAGGTGGTGTGGATGTGGGAGCTCGACCGGGTCCGCGGCACCTGTCTGTTCCGGGCCCGCGAGAGCGACATCGAGGTCGAGCTGCCGATGGACCCGATGCACGGCACGGTCGGCGTGGCACCGGCCAATCTGGAGGTGCGCTCGGCGCTGGTGCCGGACGCACACGGCGGGAACATGGACACCCCTGAGATGCGCGCGGGCGTCACCTGCTACCTCGGCGTCAACGTGGAAGGTGCACTGTTCAGCCTCGGCGACGGGCATGCCCGCCAGGGTGAGGGCGAGACGTGCGGAGTCGCCGTCGAATGCGCCATGAACACGGTGGTCGTGGTCGAGCTCCTGAAGGGCGTCGAGACGCCCTGGCCGCGCATCGAGTCCGACACGCACATCATGGCGACGGGATCGGCGCGCCCGCTCGAAGACGCCTTCCGCATCTCACAGCTGGACCTGGTGCGCTGGGTGGAGCGCGACTACGGGCTCTCCGCGCTCGACGCGTACCAGTTGGTGTCCCAGGCGGGCGAGGCTCCGCTCGCCAATGTCTGCGACACCAACTACACCTGCGTCGCCAAGATCCGCAAGGAATGGCTGCCCCGGCAGGGCGAGCCGCACCGGGGGCTGCACCGCCACCTGCGCGACATGGCAGCTCAACTTCCGTTATTCAACGCCTAG
- a CDS encoding N-acetylmuramoyl-L-alanine amidase yields MNRRRLLQGTAASIAAGILFPAGEAEAANGTTDYPGAHWMPASTSNYTASTRPSAYPIDYVVIHVTQETWANTIDIFQNPAKKVSAHYVTRSADGYIAQMVREHDIAWHAGNWDYNTRSIGIEHEGWIDQPDYFTDALYERSAALTASICDRWGIVKDREHIIGHYQVPGTDHTDPGPEWDWVRYIRLVNFA; encoded by the coding sequence ATGAACCGCAGAAGACTCCTCCAGGGCACCGCCGCTTCGATCGCCGCCGGAATCCTGTTCCCGGCAGGCGAGGCGGAGGCGGCCAACGGCACCACCGACTACCCGGGCGCGCACTGGATGCCCGCGTCGACGTCCAACTACACGGCGTCCACCAGGCCTTCGGCGTACCCCATCGACTACGTCGTCATCCACGTGACCCAGGAGACCTGGGCGAACACCATCGACATCTTCCAGAACCCGGCGAAGAAGGTCTCCGCGCACTATGTGACGCGCTCCGCCGACGGGTACATCGCACAGATGGTCCGGGAGCACGACATCGCCTGGCACGCCGGGAACTGGGACTACAACACCCGCAGCATCGGCATCGAGCACGAGGGCTGGATCGACCAGCCCGACTACTTCACCGACGCGCTGTACGAGCGGTCGGCCGCGCTGACGGCCTCGATCTGCGACCGGTGGGGCATCGTGAAGGACCGGGAGCACATCATCGGCCACTACCAGGTCCCCGGCACCGATCACACCGACCCGGGACCCGAGTGGGACTGGGTGCGCTACATCAGGCTCGTCAACTTCGCCTGA
- a CDS encoding GAF domain-containing protein, whose protein sequence is MTDRRDESWVALETGSDPAELSGRLRLAHDQFTSAGRVVRPVRPLVAASWQRSARARVSPEGAACVELDEEDVLAYRDGHPLARAMPVIRELTGAYASDGEHLAAVCDAQGRLLWVEGHPRIRGEAGRMNFVPGARWAESAVGTNAPGTALAEDRPVQVFTAEHFRRPVQRWTCAAAPVHDPRTGRLLGAVDLTGGDGLAHPHSLGFVQAVAKAAECELALLAPPPVGEAVCLSALGRDEALLVADGRKLRLSRRHSEILVLLARHPEGLSGDELLVALYEDEAVSPVTLRAELSRLRRLLGPELLASRPYRLTAPVDADFDTVARRLGSGAVAAAMTFYYGPLLPGSQAPAVVRLRRRLAGQVRAALLARADPGLLADWAYSPWGEDDLPVWQALAAALPSCQQTAVQARLRELSAEQGLATGLQPSHP, encoded by the coding sequence TTGACGGACAGGCGCGACGAGTCCTGGGTGGCCCTGGAAACCGGGTCCGACCCGGCCGAGCTGAGCGGTCGACTCCGGCTTGCCCACGACCAGTTCACCTCGGCCGGACGGGTGGTGCGTCCGGTGCGTCCGCTGGTGGCCGCGTCCTGGCAGCGCTCCGCGCGGGCCCGCGTCAGCCCGGAGGGGGCGGCCTGTGTGGAGCTGGACGAGGAGGACGTCCTCGCATACCGGGACGGGCACCCGCTGGCTCGCGCCATGCCGGTGATACGCGAGCTGACCGGGGCGTACGCCTCGGATGGCGAGCACCTGGCGGCCGTGTGCGACGCGCAGGGTCGCCTCCTGTGGGTCGAGGGGCATCCGCGGATCCGCGGTGAGGCCGGACGCATGAACTTCGTTCCCGGTGCCCGCTGGGCCGAGTCGGCCGTGGGCACCAACGCGCCCGGCACCGCCCTGGCCGAGGACCGCCCGGTCCAGGTGTTCACGGCCGAGCACTTCCGCCGGCCGGTCCAGCGGTGGACCTGCGCCGCCGCCCCCGTCCACGACCCGCGTACCGGAAGGCTGCTCGGCGCCGTCGACCTCACCGGCGGCGACGGCCTCGCCCACCCGCACAGTCTGGGCTTCGTCCAGGCCGTGGCAAAGGCCGCCGAGTGCGAACTGGCCCTGCTCGCCCCGCCGCCCGTCGGTGAGGCGGTCTGCCTCAGCGCGCTGGGCAGGGACGAGGCACTGCTGGTCGCGGACGGCCGCAAGCTGCGCCTCAGTCGCCGCCACAGCGAGATCCTGGTCCTCCTCGCCCGCCACCCCGAGGGCCTGAGCGGCGACGAACTGCTCGTGGCGCTGTACGAGGACGAGGCCGTCAGCCCCGTGACGCTGCGCGCCGAACTGTCCAGGCTGCGAAGGCTGTTGGGGCCCGAACTCCTCGCCTCCCGCCCCTACCGGCTAACCGCCCCGGTGGACGCGGACTTCGACACGGTGGCCCGGCGGCTCGGGTCGGGCGCGGTGGCCGCGGCGATGACGTTCTACTACGGGCCGCTCCTTCCGGGCTCCCAGGCTCCGGCCGTGGTGCGCCTGCGCCGACGCCTCGCCGGCCAGGTGCGGGCCGCGCTCCTGGCGCGCGCCGACCCGGGGCTGCTCGCCGACTGGGCGTACAGCCCGTGGGGCGAGGACGACCTCCCGGTGTGGCAGGCCCTGGCCGCCGCCCTTCCGAGCTGCCAACAGACCGCAGTTCAGGCCAGGTTGAGGGAACTGTCGGCCGAGCAGGGCCTCGCAACGGGGTTGCAACCTTCCCACCCCTAG
- the adh gene encoding aldehyde dehydrogenase, with protein sequence MTRYAAPGTEGALVSFQSRYDNWIGGAYVPPRLGQYFENPSPVNGRPFTEIARGTAEDVELALDAAHAAAPAWGRTSPEARANVLLKIADRMEAHLEELAVAESWENGKPVRETLAADIPLAIDHFRYFAGALRAQEGSLSEIDDDTIAYHFHEPLGVVGQIIPWNFPILMAVWKLAPALAAGNAVVLKPAEQTPASIHFWMSLVADLLPPGVVNIVNGFGVEAGKPLASSPRVAKIAFTGETTTGRLIMQYASENIKPVTLELGGKSPNIFFDDVWSADDDFRDKALEGFTMFALNQGEVCTCPSRALIQRGHYSEFLEAAVARTERIVPGHPLDTDTMIGAQASNDQLEKILSYLDIGQQEGAKILTGGHRIEYDGELAGGYYVQPTIFEGDNRMRIFQEEIFGPVVAVTSFTDFDDAIGTANDTLYGLGAGVWTRDANTAYRAGRAIQAGRVWTNCYHAYPAHAAFGGYKQSGIGRETHKMMLEHYQQTKNILSSYSPQKLGFF encoded by the coding sequence ATGACCCGTTACGCAGCACCCGGCACCGAGGGCGCGCTCGTCTCGTTCCAGTCCCGCTACGACAACTGGATCGGCGGCGCGTACGTGCCGCCACGGCTCGGCCAGTACTTCGAGAACCCGAGCCCCGTCAACGGCCGCCCCTTCACCGAGATCGCCCGCGGTACCGCCGAGGACGTCGAGCTCGCCCTTGACGCGGCGCACGCCGCCGCACCGGCCTGGGGGCGCACCTCCCCGGAGGCCCGTGCGAACGTCCTGCTCAAGATCGCGGACCGGATGGAGGCGCACCTGGAGGAGCTGGCGGTCGCCGAGAGCTGGGAGAACGGCAAGCCCGTACGCGAGACGCTGGCCGCCGACATCCCGCTGGCCATCGACCACTTCCGGTACTTCGCGGGCGCCCTGCGCGCTCAGGAGGGCTCGCTGAGCGAGATCGACGACGACACCATCGCCTATCACTTCCACGAACCGCTCGGCGTGGTCGGCCAGATCATCCCGTGGAACTTCCCGATCCTGATGGCGGTGTGGAAGCTGGCCCCGGCACTGGCCGCGGGCAACGCTGTGGTGCTGAAGCCGGCGGAGCAGACCCCGGCCTCGATCCACTTCTGGATGAGCCTGGTCGCGGATCTGCTGCCCCCGGGGGTGGTCAACATCGTCAACGGCTTCGGCGTGGAGGCGGGCAAGCCGCTCGCGTCGAGCCCGCGCGTCGCGAAGATCGCGTTCACGGGCGAGACCACCACCGGGCGGCTGATCATGCAGTACGCCTCGGAGAACATCAAGCCCGTCACCCTCGAACTGGGTGGCAAGTCACCCAACATCTTCTTCGACGACGTGTGGTCGGCGGACGACGACTTCCGCGACAAGGCCCTCGAAGGCTTCACGATGTTCGCCCTGAACCAGGGCGAGGTATGCACCTGCCCGTCCCGCGCCCTGATCCAGCGCGGCCACTACAGCGAGTTCCTTGAGGCGGCTGTCGCCCGCACGGAACGGATCGTCCCGGGCCACCCGCTGGACACCGACACCATGATCGGCGCCCAGGCGTCCAACGACCAGCTAGAGAAGATCCTTTCCTATCTTGACATCGGCCAGCAGGAGGGCGCGAAGATTCTGACGGGTGGTCACCGCATTGAATACGACGGTGAGTTGGCGGGCGGCTATTACGTCCAGCCGACCATCTTCGAGGGCGACAACCGCATGCGGATCTTCCAGGAGGAGATCTTCGGCCCGGTGGTGGCGGTGACCTCGTTCACCGACTTCGACGACGCGATCGGCACGGCGAACGACACGCTGTACGGCCTGGGAGCGGGCGTATGGACCCGCGACGCGAACACGGCCTACCGCGCGGGCCGCGCCATCCAGGCGGGCCGCGTGTGGACCAACTGCTACCACGCCTACCCGGCGCATGCCGCCTTCGGCGGCTACAAGCAGTCGGGGATCGGACGCGAGACGCACAAGATGATGCTGGAGCACTATCAGCAGACGAAGAACATTCTTAGCTCATACAGCCCACAGAAGCTTGGGTTCTTCTAG